Proteins encoded by one window of Mariniplasma anaerobium:
- a CDS encoding alanine/ornithine racemase family PLP-dependent enzyme — protein MYPKVIIDPKKYAFNVDYITNLCHRQQLSVMAVSKVFSNDPKLIEVLDRSNVSYIADSKLENLMHMKTTKKKVYLRIPALSEASLVVRYTDMSLNSELVVIDKLNEVAAKMNKRHQIIFMYDLGDLREGVYYKDFSLKDIKHILSLSHIELKGIGTNLTCYGSVIPTFETYEKLKNIKDQIESNFKIKLDIISGGNSSSIPMLMNQTLPPYINNLRIGEALILGRETAYQEKIDHLYEDVITLEVEILEIKDKPSFPEGELGYDAFGQKIEYVDKGMMKRAILGIGRQDVSLNDLYPIKGITFIGSSSDHLIVEIAEGKYHIGDILTFKLKYGGILSLLNSSYVEKTYV, from the coding sequence ATGTATCCAAAAGTGATTATTGATCCTAAAAAATATGCGTTTAATGTTGATTATATTACAAACCTTTGTCATAGACAGCAACTTTCAGTGATGGCAGTGTCTAAGGTGTTTTCTAATGATCCAAAACTTATTGAGGTTCTAGACCGATCTAATGTCTCATATATAGCAGATTCTAAATTAGAAAACCTAATGCATATGAAAACAACTAAAAAGAAAGTATATCTACGCATACCTGCTTTATCAGAAGCTAGTCTAGTTGTAAGATATACGGATATGTCATTAAATTCAGAACTAGTTGTGATTGACAAATTAAATGAAGTTGCAGCAAAAATGAATAAAAGACATCAAATTATATTTATGTATGACTTAGGAGATTTAAGAGAAGGTGTTTATTATAAAGATTTTTCTTTAAAAGATATCAAACATATCTTAAGTTTATCTCATATAGAGTTAAAAGGCATTGGAACAAATTTAACTTGTTATGGTAGTGTTATTCCAACTTTTGAAACTTATGAAAAACTAAAAAATATTAAAGATCAGATAGAATCAAACTTTAAGATTAAATTAGATATCATCTCAGGTGGAAATTCTTCATCTATACCCATGCTTATGAATCAAACTCTTCCACCATATATTAACAACCTTCGCATAGGAGAAGCATTAATATTAGGTAGGGAAACAGCTTATCAAGAAAAAATTGATCATTTATATGAAGATGTCATTACATTGGAAGTTGAAATTCTAGAGATTAAGGATAAACCTTCATTTCCAGAAGGAGAACTAGGCTATGATGCCTTTGGACAAAAGATTGAATATGTTGATAAAGGTATGATGAAAAGAGCTATTTTAGGTATTGGAAGACAAGATGTTAGCTTAAATGATTTATATCCAATCAAAGGCATAACTTTTATTGGTTCAAGCAGTGATCATTTAATTGTTGAAATAGCTGAAGGAAAATACCATATAGGCGATATTCTAACATTTAAATTAAAATATGGTGGTATTTTAAGCCTATTAAATTCTTCATATGTGGAAAAAACATATGTCTAA